A single Macrobrachium nipponense isolate FS-2020 chromosome 5, ASM1510439v2, whole genome shotgun sequence DNA region contains:
- the LOC135215797 gene encoding uncharacterized protein LOC135215797, with protein MGTEVNVQLDQRAYCEKWLSKFEMLDCVGAKTPIESGLLLCKSKDCPRDVVYQQGICGLVYLSLCTRPDTVYAMNYLSQFNDSYGKEHWHAVLRIFRYLKGTMEFGINHSKSENDVTGFCDASFANDLEGRKSVSGYVFKLSNGPISWKS; from the coding sequence ATGGGGACTGAAGTAAATGTCCAGTTGGACCAAAGAGCCTATTGTGAAAAATGGCTATCCAAATTTGAAATGCTAGATTGTGTTGGTGCTAAGACTCCCATTGAAAGTGGTCTGTTGTTATGTAAAAGTAAAGACTGTCCCAGAGATGTGGTGTATCAACAAGGGATTTGTGGATTGGTGTACTTGTCGTTATGTACTAGACCTGATACTGTTTATGCCATGAATTATTTGAGTCAATTCAATGATAGTTATGGTAAGGAGCACTGGCATGCTGTTCTAAGGATTTTCAGATATCTGAAAGGAACTATGGAGTTTGGAATTAATCATTCGAAATCTGAAAATGATGTGACAGGTTTTTGTGATGCATCTTTTGCAAATGACTTGGAAGGGAGAAAGTCAGTGTCAGGATATGTTTTTAAACTCTCCAATGGTCCCATTAGTTGGAAGAGTTGA